A stretch of the Lolium perenne isolate Kyuss_39 chromosome 3, Kyuss_2.0, whole genome shotgun sequence genome encodes the following:
- the LOC139838284 gene encoding cysteine-rich receptor-like protein kinase 10: MAVVILPLFLLLLPFAAAQGPWQYCGTGGTYTSNSIYQANLKLLSSTLPKKAASNTTLFATDTIGNLPDIIFALALCRGDSNASACEGCLATAFQDGEQLCPYSRDASIYYHSCMLRFSNTNFLPTMVDQSWKTVESSHKFNTSIDSNSTRQLLFTLINSTAQSAANSSRRFMTSRLDVRSFPAVYCLMQCTPDLSASDCAFCFGSISKLMFWYINGPQGDPIMGTRCNMRYEMYQFFRGDPMMRITAAVAPPVGGRTVEQNSMYNSHLSRHFIIWN; the protein is encoded by the coding sequence ATGGCCGTGGTTATCCTacccctcttcctcctcctccttcctttcGCCGCAGCCCAAGGACCATGGCAATACTGCGGCACTGGCGGCACCTACACATCAAATAGCATCTACCAAGCCAACCTCAAGCTCCTCTCGTCCACCCTCCCCAAGAAGGCCGCGTCCAACACAACCCTCTTCGCCACCGACACCATCGGTAATCTTCCAGACATCATCTTCGCCCTCGCGCTGTGCCGCGGAGACTCCAACGCCTCCGCCTGCGAGGGCTGCCTGGCTACCGCCTTCCAGGATGGGGAGCAGCTTTGCCCGTACAGTAGGGACGCCAGCATATACTACCATTCCTGCATGCTCAGGTTCTCAAACACCAATTTTCTCCCCACCATGGTCGATCAAAGTTGGAAAACCGTGGAGAGCTCACACAAGTTCAACACCAGCATTGACTCCAACTCCACCAGGCAATTGTTGTTCACGCTTATCAACAGCACGGCCCAATCCGCCGCGAACAGCTCGAGGAGGTTCATGACCTCGCGCTTGGACGTCAGATCCTTCCCGGCGGTGTACTGCCTTATGCAGTGCACGCCCGATCTGAGCGCCAGCGACTGCGCTTTCTGTTTCGGGAGTATCTCAAAGCTCATGTTCTGGTACATAAACGGACCGCAAGGTGACCCAATCATGGGGACACGGTGTAACATGAGGTACGAGATGTACCAATTCTTCCGAGGGGATCCCATGATGCGTATTACTGCAGCTGTGGCGCCACCGGTTGGAGGAAGGACTGTCGAACAAAACAGTATGTACAATTCTCATCTTTCACGGCACTTCATAATATGGAATTAA
- the LOC127338910 gene encoding G-type lectin S-receptor-like serine/threonine-protein kinase At4g03230, translated as MVNLYNQGATQRPGEEDAMVLRLEEKGSKLTIFLLSEILHATCNFSEENRLGQGGFGPVYKGNLPDGTEIAVKRLASHSGQGFMEFKNEVELVAKLQHNNLVKLLGCCIQGDEKLLVYEYLHNKSLDFFIFDGNGKAYVDWTKRRVIIEGIAQGLLYLHKHSRLRIIHRDLKASNILLDEDMNPKISDFGLAKIFRSIDPEGRTKRIVGTYGYMSPEYASKGIYSFKSDVFSFGVLLLEILSGKRNHGFHQHEEFFDLLGYSWQLWKGGRYLELLEESIATEIHIKDARRYINIALMCVQDHTTDRPTMSKVVAMLSSESVILPEPNQPAYFNLRVSKVGDSPSVVALCSNNNVTITAEPYGR; from the exons ATGGTAAACTTATACAATCAAGGTGCCACACAAAGGCCAGGAGAAGAAGATGCAATGGTTTTGAGATTGGAAGAGAAGGGTTCAAAGTTGACTATTTTTCTCTTATCGGAGATATTACATGCCACATGCAACTTTTCAGAAGAAAATCGTCTTGGTCAAGGTGGTTTTGGCCCTGTCTATAAG GGTAATTTGCCAGATGGGACAGAGATTGCAGTTAAAAGGCTTGCCTCACATTCAGGACAAGGATTTATGGAATTCAAAAATGAAGTTGAACTAGTTGCAAAACTGCAACACAATAATTTGGTCAAGCTCTTGGGATGTTGCATCCAAGGAGATGAAAAACTTTTGGTGTATGAATATTTGCATAATAAGAGCTTGGACTTCTTTATTTTTG ATGGAAATGGAAAAGCTTATGTTGACTGGACTAAAAGACGTGTCATAATCGAAGGGATAGCCCAAGGTCTTCTGTATCTCCACAAGCACTCTCGGTTGCGCATCATACACAGAGACCTTAAGGCCAGCAACATTCTGTTGGACGAGGACATGAATCCTAAAATTTCAGATTTTGGCCTAGCAAAAATTTTCAGGTCGATTGATCCtgaaggaagaacaaagaggatagTGGGAACATA TGGTTACATGTCTCCCGAGTATGCCTCCAAAGGAATTTACTCTTTCAAATCCGACGTGTTCAGTTTTGGTGTGTTACTTCTTGAGATCCTTAGCGGAAAAAGAAATCATGGTTTCCATCAACATGAAGAATTTTTTGACCTCCTTGGATAT TCATGGCAGCTCTGGAAAGGAGGAAGATATCTTGAGCTTTTAGAAGAATCAATTGCTACGGAGATACATATAAAAGATGCTCGGAGGTACATTAATATTGCATTGATGTGTGTACAAGATCACACAACTGATCGACCCACCATGTCAAAGGTCGTTGCAATGTTAAGCAGTGAGAGTGTTATTCTTCCAGAACCTAATCAACCGGCATACTTCAACCTAAGGGTATCAAAGGTGGGCGATTCGCCTAGTGTTGTTGCTCTCTGCAGTAATAATAATGTAACCATCACTGCAGAGCCATATGGAAGATAG